The Carassius auratus strain Wakin chromosome 30, ASM336829v1, whole genome shotgun sequence region ACTAAAACTAGAAACACTCTCTGtcctgtttttaaaaaatatattatttttagttttatagaCCAGCAAATGTAATTTCCACCACATTTCAAAAAGAAGCTGTTCAGCATTCTATGGtggaaatagaaatatataaaaagtgataagtgatgtgacatacagccaagtatggtgacccatacttagaattcgtgatctgcatttaacccatccaaagtgcacaaacaccgggagcagtgggcagccatttatgctaatGGGAgccataattaaatatatatatatttccagttTGAAACTATGGGTCTGGGAGTGCtcatagtttaataaatgttcatgAATTCATTCATAAACATCCTCCAAGTGACAGAAGAACATGTATTGAATTCACTTTTGATGATATTTGAACAGGTACATAATGACCAGTGAGTTCACTCTGGAACCCACAGAGAAGTTCTTCAAAGACAATGAATATTTTGGTCTTTGTCCATCCAACGTAGTCATATTTGAGCAGAGAATGATACCAGCTGTAGGCTTTGATGGAAAGATCATCCTGGAGAAGAAAGGCAAAATAGCCATGGCACCAGGTCAGAGAGAATTTGTTCTGTTTCAGAAGGTAGTTcattaatgatttaaataaattaggatttttttttttattatttatattttcatcagCTATAAGACAACAGACAGACAATTATGAATTCCTTTTTTACTTCAACCACTAATACCAATTCATGTTTGCATCTCATTTCTATGTTCACTTCAGATGGAAATGGCGGCCTCTATCGTGCTTTAGTGGACAACAAGATTTTAGAGGACATGCAGAGAAGGGGTGTGGAGTATCTTCACGTGTACTGTGTGGACAACATCTTGGTGAAGATGGCAGACCCAGTCTTTATTGGCTTTTGTGTAAACAAAGGAGCAGACTGTGGTGCCAAGGTAAAAATAGACTGTCTGTAGGCCTGAATTAGATCCCATCCATTAGTTTTtaccatttattaatttattattatttattgctttaattagCTGTGTTCACCTTTATTGTGCTCAGGTGGTGGATAAGGCGTATCCTGCAGAGCCGGTTGGAGTGGTGTGTCGCGTGGACGGCCTGTATCAGGTGATTGAGTACAGTGAGATCCAACCAGAGACCGCAGAGCTGCGAGGCCCAGGAGGAGAGCTCCTGTTCAGTGCTGGGAACATCTGCAACCACTTCTTTACCCGAGACTTCTTAAAGGACGTGGCTGAGTATGTGTTGGACATACAGTTTTAACATACAATCCAATTTTCTTTTGTGTTAACTTTTCATTGTCCATAAAGGGATTTTTTGCTACAATATATTCGAATCATGCTCCATTGTAATATAAGTAGGGCTGcaaaatgattaatcgcgattaatcacatttttaaaaaaaagtttgtttacatattatatgtgtatgtactgtgtatatttatgtatatataaatacacacacacatccatgtatatattaaagaaaaatgttttatatatatatatatatatatatatataagtataaatatatacatacaaatatttaaaaatatatatttgtgtgtatttatttatatatacataataaatatatacagtacacacatatgtagtatgtaaaaataaacctttattttGCATGCAATTAACCGCGATTAATTGTTTTGCAGCCCTAAATACAATagaattattacattacattataatagCGAGGAATAGGAGCCCAGTAGGAGCCCTAATTAATAGTTGCACTGCGTCCGAATTGAATGCTTCTCTACTATATAGTATGCGGAAGACAGTATTTTGAAAGAGTAGTATGTAAATTCAtagtatataataattgctgttaatagtgttcatcgtctggctgactacgtcttgtatacatttttctgaaaattctgtcatatgcacataaactgtcagtcaccactgataagctactacggtactaaatattgtaaaaacttaattttctgtaaagttgctttgcaatgatttataTCGTAAAAATAGCTATACAAATAAAGCTTGAATTGAATGgaatagtataaataaaaaaaaacaggtaccCAAACCAAGTGCAAATCCAGATGGAccctttactatcccatgagttAGTGGGAGAgtatttatgaatgcatttgtTAAAGAATTAGCAAAATATTGACTCATGCTAATCTGTAAACACAGCCCGTTGTACAAACTAATTCCTATATCAATGCATTTTCCCTGCAGAAAGTTTGAGAGTCAGCTGAAGCAGCATGTGGCTATCAAGAAAGTGCCATTTGTGGATGGAGAAGGGAACCTGGTGAAACCAACCAAGCCCAATGGCATTAAAATGGAGAAATTTGTATTTGACGTCTTTCAGTTCTCAAAGTATGTTTTACTGCTACCGTTGGCTAAGTGGGGTATTGCCATCTTCCTCACCATCATCTGCTTTTTGCAGGAAATTTGTCGCCTTTGAGGTGTTGAGAGAGGAGGAATTCTCACCCCTAAAAAATGCTGATGGGGTGCCTTTGGACACACCGACTACAGCACGCCGTTCCTTGTTAGCACAACATTACCGCTGGGCTCTGGCAGCTGGTGGAATCTTCCTGGATGAGCAGGATAAACCAATCCCCCCAAAACATAGGTAGGTTAAATCAGTAGAAAAATATTAAGTCCTATCAAGTAAATAAGTATCATGTTTTACCAGAGATAGTTTGGTTAAAAGTATCttctaaatgtacagtaaatgctaTATTGCAAGGTTCCTCAAGTATTATAGTTATACTACACCCGATGTAGAGCAGGATATGGTCTAGAAATGTATATTCTTGTGATGAATGCAATACCTTTTGACAGGCATGACCTGAAAGGAATATGCCTTAAAGGAATTTGTGCATTCATGCAGAAAATGAACAATTTTGAGGCACTTTCTAAGATGGTGTGTGGTTTATAATAACTTGGTCTACTCTTTCTTTTGCAGTATGTCACAGAATGAAGACCCCCCAGCAATCTGTGAAATCTCTCCACTTGTATCTTACTTTGGCGAGGTAAATATGTGACTACTTGTATGCAATTATTAAAGCTTTGCTGTAAAGTGGAGTTGCTAATACTGATGAACAGTCTGGTTTTAGAGTTTTAGGTTAACATTTATCACAAAAGTTAAATATTTGAGTACCAAAAAAGAGGCTAGAGGCCTAGAGGGAAAAAAAGTATAGCAAGCAAGTGTGACCATATGGAGCATGATGTGAAATGGAGCGAATGATGTCTGGGTAGTGTTCCTGTTCTCAGGAAAGAGTTCAAGTGACAGCTGTAACACTCCATCTCTTTATCTCCTTTTTTCATTTTCCCTCCATGACACATGGTCATATTTTAACCGCTGTGTTTTACAGGGGCTGGAAAAGCTGTTGAAACAGAAGAACTTGAGGTCCCCTTTACTACTTGATGAGAATGAAGCAGAGAATCTTATGAAAACTACATAGTGTTTTCAACTGAGGATACCATCATGTCCAGGGCCAGGCAAATATTAGAGGAATTGAAAGggatgtatacaaaaaaaaaaaaaatccaaaataaagaaagaaagaaaaattgggGTCTGTAACATTTTTACTTCCcaatactcaccaaggctgcatttatcaaaaataacagggaaaaaaactgtaatattgtaaaatgatgccttaaaataactgttttctatttaagtatatattttaaaatgtaacttattcccaTAACGGAAAATTGACTTTCCAGCAGcctttattccagtcttcagtgtcacacgattcttTAGAAATTTGGGGCtcaaaaaacaatgttaaaaacagttggcttttttttttaatgatgaatagATTTTATGATCAATAGAAAGTCCAAATagacagcattcatttgaaataaaaatcttatttgCTTTGTTATGTACTGtaattataaatgcctttactgtcacttaatCAGTTAAATGCATCAGTTTACTGAATAAAACTACCGgtattcatttcattaaaaaaatcttagtgaccccaattattgttacataattatatataattcttcAAAAGGTTAGAGCAgaataattattttctaaaaaacagATGTTATATGATTGAAAAATACAATGTGATATTTGAATTAGTTTGTATTGCATAGCTTATCATTTGTATTTTACGTTACAATTGCAATAAAATCATATACCCACTTACAGTTCAGATACTGTGTTTTCCTTTCCCTCGGCTCTGCCTTTGCATCCCAGTTTGAAGCTGAGTCGTCACATGACCACAGCTGACCAATAGGAAACGTAACATCCACCAGTGGCAGTTTCACGTCTAAGCAACGGAACGACATCAACAAGCTTATTAAGAGCGAGAGAAACACAGTAACTAAATGAAATAACCCGCTTCGGTTGCGTTACGATGATATAGTTTGCTGCATTAGACGCGCAGCAGAAAAGTGTAATATTGTGGTTAAAATGGTTCTTGTTCTGGAATTTAGCGCGCGACGCGTAGGAGCTCACTTGACAGCTGGAATGTAACGTTAACTGGGTTTCTTATGAGCTGGCTAACACAGCTAGCTGATTATAGATGTCTGAGAATAACATGCATTTCTTTACGAGCACACAGCAGATGCATGCTTAGGCGTATATAGAAGTATGCTAGGATGTTCAAAAATGTGTTCGGATCGGGATTCCTGGTGAGGACCGCTCATGTCATCTTGACATGGGTTATAACGTTGATTCTCTTCCTCCACGACACCGGTAAGTGCTCCTGAGAGATGCTTATTCTACTGTCAGTATATTTGTCTCGCCTACAGACCTGTTATTATGTTATTGCTACAGTAGCTATATGATGTACATAACGCTGCTTCACACCTGTATCTGCAGACAATGTTCAGATGATCTATAACTATTCTACTCTAGCACACTCTGTTACATTCTATTCTCTTCTAGATGCTATTCTGTTCTATTGACACTTTCACTCTgctgaaattatgagataaaaggttaaccaaaaaatgtaattatggcAGAATTAAAAATATGAGTTACTAAGTTGACACTGACATCTTAAGTcataataagataaaataaaaaatatgacaaaacatttttattgcatagtTATCTTATCTCATACTTTATCTCTCACTTAAGGCTGGAATGCACTACTGTATATGACTTTTGCCCAGGTTTGTGCCACAATTCACTGTCTGATCAAGACAGTCTGCAGAATTTGGTAAGCTGGAGTTGAATATATGATAACCTTTCTGAGGGTATCAAACATTGTAGAACACACAAGATTTTAGAACACGTTGTTTTTATTTGTCTTCCTAGCGAGTCGTGTTGTGAAAGTCTGGTAGTGTATGATGCCTattttgtggggaagtcgtggcctagtggttagagagtttgactcctaaccctaaggttgtgggtttgagtctcgggctggcaataccatgactgaggtggaCCGAaccccccagttgctccctgggcgccgcagcataaatggctgcccactggtgtgtgtgtgtgcactttggatgcagagcatgaattctgaatatgggtaaccatacttggctgttGGCACatcacccccacccccaccctaCTGTTTACAAATATGATGCCTAATGTTTTAAAATCTGGCCAGACTTCATATAGTCTATTCCAGCCTTTATTGGGCATCCACAGTTCTGCACTATTCCACTCcactatgttttattttttttactctaataTATTAGAGTTTCTAATATTGTTCTTCTCTTGTATACTCACATTTCTGCGCCACTGTATTCCACTCTACTACACTATTGTGCTTCCACGTAGACCTCCGCAGACAGGAGGAGAAGGGGGAGCTCACACTGCCAGTTCTCTTTGTGCTGCTGGTCCTGGTGTCCGTGTTGCTGTACTTTGCAGTTTCGCTCATGGATCCTGGTTTTGTCCTGTCTGATGACTGTGACTTGCAGGTAAATTCATAACGTGGATTCCCAAGTGTTTTTGTCAGCCAAAcccctgtatgtatgtatgtatggatatCACAAACCCCCCGCAGTTTGCATGTTTAACGCTGGTTTTACAGCAAACATGCATCATTTGACTGTATTTCAGTTCACCCTTGGTATCGCAGAGGAAACACAGGATATGATTCCACAAACCACCAAGTCCATACGGCTCCGGCGCTGTGGACACTGTTTGGTACAGGTGCGTTGTCACATATTAAAGATGGACCATATGCATAAATCTAGAGGTTTAAATCATTTACTTTTCTAAAATGAAATCTACAataaatttaatttcaataatgtttttaaagtaaaaaaaaattgtttaaataaaacaatggatttattttttgtcttttttaattttaatttacaataacctATATTTATGCAAAGGCAAGACCGCTTTCTAATAATGAATCCCTTCTAAAAATGAATCCATGCTTTGACGTAGCAACCCATGAGATCCAAACACTGCCAGACGTGTCAGCATTGTGTGCGGCGCTATGATCACCACTGCCCCTGGATAGAGAACTGCGTCGGGGAGAGAAACCACCGCTGGTTTGTGCTTTATCTGGCTGTCCAGCTTGTTGTCTTACTGTGGGGACTGTACATGGCCTGGTGAGTAGAACTTCTATATCATGACCTGGGATGGCCAGCAGTGCCATTGGACATAATAAGTCCTCCTAAATGTATTAGTTTCCACGCTTTTTAACTCTAAAAGGTTATCCCAAACCATCTCATCaagattaaaggaacagtttacccaaaaatgaaaaatctgtcaatacttactcacccttatgttgttccaaacccgtaagaccattgttcatcttcagaagacaaaataagtaatttttgatgaaataaacaAGCAACACAACTAACACATTCAAGGCCTAGAAATGAAATAAGGACATCGTTAAAGTAGTCAGGACATAAAATCATCCATGTGACTATTGCAACGATATCTTTACTACGtctctgggccttgaacgtgttcATCTCcgcttgtgttctgaagatgaacaaaggtctcacgggtttgaaatgacatgagggtgagtaattaatgactgaattatCATTTGTGGGTTGACTAGCcctttaaagcatccaaaaacaatcATCTTTAATCTGGACTGAAGAACATCCCACAAAT contains the following coding sequences:
- the LOC113049268 gene encoding probable palmitoyltransferase ZDHHC12; this encodes MFKNVFGSGFLVRTAHVILTWVITLILFLHDTDLRRQEEKGELTLPVLFVLLVLVSVLLYFAVSLMDPGFVLSDDCDLQFTLGIAEETQDMIPQTTKSIRLRRCGHCLVQQPMRSKHCQTCQHCVRRYDHHCPWIENCVGERNHRWFVLYLAVQLVVLLWGLYMAWSGFSHAPTWQLWLRTNGVLLGAAAVVAVLSLTVLLLLGSHLYLVSLNTTTWEFMSRHRISYLKHCGVDENPFDRGTLRNLWGFFCVWEPVVWEQVYFKEGSNPI
- the LOC113049266 gene encoding UDP-N-acetylhexosamine pyrophosphorylase-like protein 1, which gives rise to MLSFEEAKARLETAGQSHVLQFWPELSAEESSALLEEISRLQPEELLEHCRAAAGAASRHSSADGRLDARMKPVPPEFIGSVRKSEKETLQLWGDEGLLQISQDRVAVLLLAGGQGTRLGVPYPKGMYSVGLPSGKTLYQIQAERIQKVQELANVKHGSRCTIPWYIMTSEFTLEPTEKFFKDNEYFGLCPSNVVIFEQRMIPAVGFDGKIILEKKGKIAMAPDGNGGLYRALVDNKILEDMQRRGVEYLHVYCVDNILVKMADPVFIGFCVNKGADCGAKVVDKAYPAEPVGVVCRVDGLYQVIEYSEIQPETAELRGPGGELLFSAGNICNHFFTRDFLKDVAEKFESQLKQHVAIKKVPFVDGEGNLVKPTKPNGIKMEKFVFDVFQFSKKFVAFEVLREEEFSPLKNADGVPLDTPTTARRSLLAQHYRWALAAGGIFLDEQDKPIPPKHSMSQNEDPPAICEISPLVSYFGEGLEKLLKQKNLRSPLLLDENEAENLMKTT